Part of the Planctomycetota bacterium genome is shown below.
GCGCTCGCCGGAAGCGTAAACACCGGCCGCGTCATAAGGTCCCGGGCCATCGTCGCCGTTTTCATCCGCATCTTCTCCCGGCCCCTCCGGGCCATACCGCCGGCTTTTTCTTCGCAAGAACCGTGCCGCAGCCGCCGATTTTCGCCCGGCATCGGTCTTGCTGAGATCCTTTGAGAACACATCCGAGAGGTGATGCATGAGCCTTCCGACGTGGGCCGCCTTCCTCGTCCTGACGGCGCTTACGGTCGTTCTGTCGATCCTGACTTTCCTCGACCGCAAGCACTAGACCCGCCGACCGGAACCGACCCACTGCCCTCGGTCCTTCGCGTCCGAAAAAGTCCGCGCCGCCGCGCAAAAATCCGCACCCGCCCCGCTTCCCTTCGAAGCGCCGGCCGAGCCGGCGGCGTGGCCCGCCGCTTGCGAATTCCCCCTCGAACCCATTTTGGGAGAGCGCTCCATGCCGCAAAAGATGCTCGTGGCCTTGGATGGAACCCGGCCGTCGGAATCGGTCCTTTCGCATGTAAGCTCCCTCTTGAAGCTCATCGACGCCGATGTCACGCTTCTGCGCGTCCTTCCCCGCGCCTCGGTCGGCGACGAGGCCCAGGCCCGCTCCTACCTCGAATCGCTGGCGCGCCCGCTTCGACAGAAAGGAGTGTTCGTCGAGACGGCGGTCGCGTGCGGAAAGCCCGCCGATAAGATCCTGGAGGCTCTCGAGAAGGGGCGTTACGGCCTCCTGGCGCTTTCGAGCCGTCGCAAGAAGGGGCTTCGGCGCATCGTCCTGGGAAGCGTGGCGGAGGAGATCCTGCGGCGTACCCCCGTGCCGGTCTTCGTGACCGCCCCTTCGCCCGAGGGCTCCCCGCCGCCGTCCGCGCCCCGGACGATCGTGGTTCCCCTGGACGGATCGCATCGCTCCGCGGCCGTTCTGGAGCCGGTGGCGGATCTGGCCCAGGCGGCCGGCGCCCGGGTTTCCTTCGTCACGGTGGTCTCTCCCACGGATCCCGAAGAACTGCCCGTGGAAACCGCCGCCCGGACGCTGTTCTCCCGGCAGAAGGCTCTCGAGCGCCGCGGCCTGAGCGTGGAGCTGGCGGTTCTCTTCGGCGACCCGGTGAACGAAATCCTCCGTTTTGCCGAAAGCCGCGCGGCCGATCTGATCGCCCTGGCGACGCACGGGCGGACCGGTCTGAACCGCTGGCGCTACGGAAGCATCACGGAGGCGATCCTGCGGAAAAGCCGGGTGCCCCTCCTCGTGGTGCGCTCGACGGCCCAGCTCCGGAGCCGCCCCCTCCGTGCGCGCGCCGTGGAGGCGCGGCGAAGAGCCCTGCGGACCGCGTCCGCCGGATCCGGTCTGAGCCGGAGCCCTTACCGCGGGGGATAAGAGTCCCTTTCGCCCTGCGACGCGGAATCCCGAACGTCCGTCGCCGCCCCCGCCGGCGCGCGTCCCCGCACCCGGAGCACGACGTTCCACCTCCGGCGACCTTCGTCCCGGACCGTGACCAGGCTCCGCAGCGCCAGTCCCCGCAACCGGCGACGCAGCGCCTCGAGAAGATCCGCCTCGTCTCCCACCGTCATCGTCAGGCGGGCGCCCCGCTGGCCGATTCCCAGCATTCCGCAAAGGGCGCGGAAAAGATCGGATTCCGTGATGATCCCGACGACCCGGCCGCCGGCGACCACCGGAAGGCCGGAGATCTTCCGCCGCAACATGAGCTGAGCCGCCCCCTCGAGCGTCTCGTCCCGCTCGACGGTCACCGGATCCGGCGTCATCACGTCGCTTACCCGCAGCCCGCGGCCGCGCGCCGCCGCCGGCCCCAGGGCCGCCTGCAGGTCGCTGCGCGTCACGATCCCCACGAGCCTTCCGCCCTCGACCACCGGAAGCCGCCGCACTCTTCGGCAATCCATGAGATCGAGCGCCTCCGGGGCCGAAACGCCTCCCAACACCGTCACCACGGGAGCCGACATCCAGTCGCGAACGAACATATCGTGCCTCCCCTACAAGAGCCCCTGGAATTCCCCGCCCTCCGGCCTGAACGTCGCCGCCTTCACGGCGGCCGGAAAACGCCGCTCCTCCTCGCGGACATGCCGGCGACAGCAGGCGATGAACGCGCGACAGGCGTGAACAAGCGGAAGAACCGAGACTTCCCCCTCGCGGCGCACCACCTCCAGAAGCGTCCGGATCGCCTCCGCATACGCTTCCGGAAGGGACAGACTCCGCCCCGCGGGCGAAACCGTTTCGCATGCCGTCCGACGATGGCGATCGAGGGCGATCTCGAGCGCCCCCATCGCCCATCGCAGCTCCCGGAGGTCCAGGGGCTGCAGGGCCGCTTCCAACCAATCCAAGAGAGCCCGAAGATCTTCGTGCTCGTTCCGCGGAAGGGCGGTCGCCGTGCCGTTCACAAAGGGAACAGAAGCAATCGGCCGGCCACGCGGCGTCCGGCAGCCTTCGCCTCCCGGGTCGCGGAAAAGATCGCCCGGTAGGCGTGAAATTCCGCGCCCCGGGGGACGCCCTCAGGACGTCGAGGGGGCCTCCCCCTTCACCAAGCCGAACTTCACCATCCGGTAGTGAATCTGGTCCCGCGTCATTCCGAGCAACTCGCCCGCCCGCGTCTGATTTCCACCGGTGCGCTCGAGAGCCTGGACCACCAGATCCCGCTCCAGATCGTCGAA
Proteins encoded:
- a CDS encoding universal stress protein, which encodes MPQKMLVALDGTRPSESVLSHVSSLLKLIDADVTLLRVLPRASVGDEAQARSYLESLARPLRQKGVFVETAVACGKPADKILEALEKGRYGLLALSSRRKKGLRRIVLGSVAEEILRRTPVPVFVTAPSPEGSPPPSAPRTIVVPLDGSHRSAAVLEPVADLAQAAGARVSFVTVVSPTDPEELPVETAARTLFSRQKALERRGLSVELAVLFGDPVNEILRFAESRAADLIALATHGRTGLNRWRYGSITEAILRKSRVPLLVVRSTAQLRSRPLRARAVEARRRALRTASAGSGLSRSPYRGG
- a CDS encoding CBS domain-containing protein, with translation MFVRDWMSAPVVTVLGGVSAPEALDLMDCRRVRRLPVVEGGRLVGIVTRSDLQAALGPAAARGRGLRVSDVMTPDPVTVERDETLEGAAQLMLRRKISGLPVVAGGRVVGIITESDLFRALCGMLGIGQRGARLTMTVGDEADLLEALRRRLRGLALRSLVTVRDEGRRRWNVVLRVRGRAPAGAATDVRDSASQGERDSYPPR